One window of the Chanodichthys erythropterus isolate Z2021 chromosome 2, ASM2448905v1, whole genome shotgun sequence genome contains the following:
- the LOC137037085 gene encoding protein rapunzel-like — protein MAEKQQIKATAVKVLCYVEKVSSFASSIDPLFGIVTSVVGVVKKGLVDEEDHEMHKDFKEIHEKLESISEKNKKVLQQIRIDEINENFGKHEEVIKHQYGAFNTMVERVKLDPENSDRHMQEFVKIYEKDESDMSLDVFYRGVKGSALFGRSILQVYLEDCKRNKKVMEARCSHLAHLFYTGLMTLMAYYAVTEDDEDEVRDKWGQRVIEIQTKMQEALDQCTEEN, from the coding sequence ATGGCAGAAAAACAGCAGATCAAAGCGACTGCGGTCAAAGTGCTGTGCTATGTGGAGAAAGTGTCCTCCTTCGCCTCCTCCATAGATCCTCTCTTTGGGATTGTGACTTCAGTGGTCGGGGTCGTCAAGAAAGGCCTAGTGGATGAGGAGGACCATGAGATGCACAAAGACTTCAAGGAGATCCACGAAAAGCTGGAAAGCATCTCAGAGAAGAACAAGAAGGTGCTCCAACAGATCCGCATTGACGAGATCAATGAGAATTTTGGTAAACATGAGGAGGTCATCAAGCATCAGTACGGTGCTTTCAACACCATGGTGGAAAGAGTAAAACTGGACCCTGAGAACTCAGATCGCCACATGCAGGAGTTTGTGAAGATCTACGAGAAGGATGAGAGCGACATGAGCTTAGATGTGTTTTATCGCGGTGTAAAGGGCTCCGCTCTGTTTGGGAGGTCCATCCTACAAGTGTACCTGGAGGACTGTAAAAGGAACAAAAAAGTGATGGAGGCCCGCTGCTCTCACTTGGCCCACCTGTTTTACACCGGTCTTATGACGCTGATGGCCTACTACGCTGTCACTGAAGATGACGAGGATGAAGTGAGAGACAAATGGGGCCAGAGGGTCATTGAGATTCAAACCAAGATGCAAGAAGCTCTGGaccaatgcactgaggaaaactgA
- the rpz gene encoding protein rapunzel yields the protein MADNEIFDDPEKLKRGLVKVLECVATISSAAAVVNPIFGVAGSLIRVVLHHVDDEDMQKLRREFGSVNRALDEISQQNRQALLQIKKETVDKQYHEVEENIRNQFRKFMEIVEAKPEQVQRKKEDFVESFMNDKDDQNMYTLYEGVIGKRKLFSQPVLDVYMKHSQGDQRVMENLCTRLAYLFCIGFIALMGYYGIIGDDLESRNEEWEENMKNVQEKMQEVLRRCK from the coding sequence ATGGCAGACAATGAGATCTTCGACGACCCAGAGAAGCTGAAGAGGGGTCTTGTGAAGGTTCTAGAGTGTGTGGCCACCATCTCGTCAGCAGCAGCGGTAGTCAATCCCATCTTCGGCGTGGCGGGCTCTCTCATCCGGGTGGTGCTGCACCATGTGGACGATGAAGACATGCAGAAACTCAGGCGCGAGTTTGGCAGCGTGAATCGAGCCCTAGATGAAATCTCCCAGCAGAACCGTCAAGCATTGCTGCAAATCAAGAAAGAAACAGTGGACAAACAGTACCACGAGGTGGAGGAAAACATTCGCAATCAGTTCCGCAAATTCATGGAGATCGTGGAGGCCAAGCCGGAGCAAGTGCAACGCAAGAAGGAAGATTTCGTCGAGAGTTTCATGAATGACAAAGATGACCAGAACATGTACACGCTTTATGAAGGCGTGATTGGAAAGCGCAAACTCTTCAGCCAGCCCGTCCTAGACGTCTACATGAAGCATTCGCAGGGTGACCAGCGCGTCATGGAGAACCTCTGCACCCGACTGGCCTACCTGTTCTGCATCGGTTTCATCGCTCTGATGGGCTACTACGGCATCATAGGGGATGACTTGGAATCTCGGAACGAGGAGTGGGAAGAGAACATGAAGAATGTGCAGGAGAAAATGCAGGAGGTGCTGAGGAGATGCAAGTGA